One genomic segment of Hymenobacter psoromatis includes these proteins:
- a CDS encoding Bax inhibitor-1/YccA family protein, whose translation MSDNQFSPDRARVAARQLSAEEAAQIQAQFFTQVYGWMAAGLALTGGVALFTAASPAVQAVIFGNKFVFFGLIIAELLLVGFLSARVFKWSRGQVQAAFIAYAALNGLTLSVIFLIYTAGSIASTFFIASLMFGVMSAFGYFTKSDLSGWGKLLSMALIGLVIAMVVNMFWTNSTLNLLTSFIGVILFTALAAYDTQKLKQLAFIGVTEGEEMHDNASVLGALTLYLDFVNLFLFLLRFFGRRR comes from the coding sequence ATGAGCGACAATCAGTTTTCGCCCGACCGCGCCCGCGTCGCGGCCCGCCAGCTTTCGGCCGAGGAGGCCGCCCAGATTCAGGCCCAGTTTTTCACCCAGGTCTACGGCTGGATGGCTGCCGGCCTGGCCCTCACCGGGGGGGTAGCCCTATTTACGGCCGCCTCGCCCGCCGTGCAGGCCGTCATCTTCGGCAATAAGTTCGTGTTTTTCGGCCTCATCATCGCCGAGCTGCTGCTAGTGGGCTTCCTGTCGGCCCGTGTTTTTAAGTGGAGCCGTGGGCAGGTACAGGCCGCCTTTATCGCCTATGCTGCGCTCAACGGACTCACGCTGAGCGTGATATTTCTGATTTATACGGCCGGCTCCATTGCCTCTACCTTCTTCATTGCTTCCCTCATGTTTGGGGTAATGAGCGCCTTTGGCTACTTCACCAAGTCGGACCTCTCGGGCTGGGGCAAGCTGCTAAGCATGGCTCTCATCGGTCTGGTTATCGCTATGGTAGTCAACATGTTCTGGACTAATTCCACCCTGAACCTGCTCACGTCTTTTATTGGCGTTATCCTCTTCACCGCCCTGGCCGCCTACGATACCCAGAAGCTTAAGCAGCTGGCTTTTATCGGTGTAACCGAAGGCGAGGAAATGCATGACAATGCCTCCGTTCTGGGCGCGCTCACGCTGTACTTGGACTTCGTGAATCTGTTCCTGTTCCTGCTGCGCTTCTTCGGCCGCCGCCGGTAG
- a CDS encoding replication-associated recombination protein A has protein sequence MPSLFDIPTPPPLAERRRPRRLQDYAGQTHLLGESGVLSRYLAAGRLPSLILWGPPGVGKTTLALLLAEELKRPFTMLSAISAGVKDVREVIERARKQSGTVLFIDEIHRFSKAQQDALLGAVEQGVVTLIGATTENPSFEVIPALLSRCQVYTLEALPADTLRDIVRRALAEDELLRVIPVDVVEDHALLALSGGDARKLLGLLELVVQSTPPDPATGRVRLSDEAVQRTAQRPLARYDKGGEMHYDVISAFIKSIRGSDPNAALYYLAVMLEGGEDIKFIARRLLILSSEDIGNANPNALLLAQSCFQACTVIGLPESDLVLSQTVIYLATSPKSNAAYTAIRAAQAQVRAQGVHPVPVPLRNAPTKLLQELGYGQAYQYSHNGVGNFESQEFMPDALSGTRFYEPGDNAAEIKIRERLREWWQEKYGY, from the coding sequence ATGCCTTCCCTCTTCGATATCCCTACCCCCCCGCCGCTGGCCGAGCGCCGCCGCCCGCGCCGGCTGCAAGATTACGCCGGCCAGACGCATTTGCTGGGCGAAAGCGGCGTGCTGAGTCGCTACCTGGCCGCCGGCCGCCTACCCTCCCTTATTTTGTGGGGGCCGCCGGGCGTGGGCAAAACCACCCTGGCCCTGCTGCTGGCTGAGGAGCTAAAGCGGCCGTTTACTATGCTCTCGGCCATCAGCGCGGGGGTGAAAGACGTGCGTGAAGTAATTGAGCGAGCGCGCAAGCAGTCCGGCACAGTGCTCTTTATTGATGAGATTCACCGCTTTAGCAAAGCCCAGCAGGATGCCCTGCTCGGAGCCGTGGAGCAGGGGGTAGTCACCCTCATCGGGGCCACCACCGAAAACCCGTCGTTCGAGGTAATTCCGGCCTTGCTCTCGCGCTGTCAGGTGTACACGCTGGAGGCATTGCCGGCCGATACGCTGCGCGATATCGTGCGCCGGGCGCTGGCCGAGGACGAGCTGCTGCGCGTAATTCCGGTGGACGTGGTGGAAGACCACGCCCTGCTGGCCCTCAGCGGCGGCGATGCCCGCAAGCTGCTGGGCCTGCTGGAGCTGGTGGTGCAAAGCACCCCACCCGACCCCGCCACCGGCCGCGTGCGCCTCAGCGACGAGGCCGTGCAGCGCACCGCCCAGCGTCCCCTGGCGCGCTACGACAAGGGCGGCGAGATGCACTACGACGTGATTTCGGCCTTCATCAAGAGCATCCGCGGCTCCGACCCCAACGCCGCGCTCTACTACCTGGCCGTGATGCTCGAAGGCGGCGAAGACATCAAGTTCATCGCCCGCCGCCTGCTCATTCTCTCCTCCGAAGACATCGGCAATGCCAACCCCAACGCCCTGCTGCTGGCCCAAAGCTGCTTCCAGGCCTGTACCGTTATCGGCCTGCCGGAGTCGGATTTAGTTCTTTCTCAAACGGTTATTTATCTCGCTACTTCGCCCAAGAGCAACGCCGCCTACACCGCCATTCGGGCGGCTCAGGCCCAGGTGCGCGCCCAGGGCGTGCACCCCGTGCCGGTGCCTCTGCGCAACGCCCCTACCAAGCTGCTCCAGGAGCTAGGTTACGGCCAAGCGTATCAGTACTCGCACAACGGGGTAGGGAATTTTGAAAGCCAGGAATTTATGCCCGACGCGCTCAGCGGCACCCGTTTTTACGAGCCGGGCGATAATGCGGCGGAAATTAAAATCCGCGAGCGGCTGCGCGAGTGGTGGCAGGAGAAATACGGGTATTGA
- a CDS encoding DMT family transporter, whose protein sequence is MSSQRVHAALFLVALIYAANYSLAKDVMPHFMTPFGIVTLRVLGASTFFALVKYFVAPHEKITGWADNRRSILCGIFGIGTNQLLFFAGLNYTSPISASLLQTIAPIVVVIASAVLLHERITLPRVLGIGVGAAGAATLILSRDARAAVYPHATLGNIFILANATVFGLYLVMVQPLMRKYHAFTVLARVFLVGAIIAVPFGWREAWHTNYASFPLKIWLEVGYMVVFLTIIAYLLNNWALKYASPALLGVYIYLQPVLAVLIAVALGKDHLSWSKAGQAVLIFLGVWLVSKKTRPAPIPAEMLAE, encoded by the coding sequence ATGTCTTCCCAGCGCGTTCACGCGGCCCTTTTTCTCGTTGCCCTCATCTACGCGGCCAATTATTCCTTAGCCAAGGACGTGATGCCGCATTTTATGACCCCGTTCGGCATCGTAACGCTGCGCGTGCTGGGAGCTTCCACGTTTTTTGCGCTCGTCAAATATTTCGTGGCCCCGCACGAAAAAATTACCGGCTGGGCCGATAACCGGCGGTCTATTCTCTGCGGCATTTTCGGCATTGGGACCAACCAGCTACTGTTTTTTGCGGGGCTGAATTATACGTCGCCCATCAGCGCCTCGCTGCTACAAACCATTGCGCCCATCGTGGTCGTCATCGCCTCGGCCGTGCTGCTGCACGAGCGTATTACGTTGCCGCGGGTGCTGGGCATTGGGGTAGGCGCGGCGGGGGCGGCCACGCTCATTCTGAGCCGCGACGCGCGGGCGGCCGTGTATCCGCACGCCACGCTGGGCAATATCTTTATTCTGGCCAATGCCACCGTATTTGGCCTGTACCTGGTCATGGTGCAGCCGCTGATGCGCAAGTATCACGCCTTCACGGTCTTGGCGCGGGTGTTTCTAGTGGGAGCCATCATCGCAGTGCCTTTCGGCTGGCGCGAGGCCTGGCACACCAATTACGCCAGCTTCCCGCTGAAAATTTGGTTGGAAGTGGGCTACATGGTAGTTTTTCTCACCATTATTGCTTACTTATTAAATAATTGGGCTTTGAAATACGCCTCGCCGGCCTTGCTGGGCGTGTATATTTATTTGCAGCCGGTGCTGGCCGTGCTCATCGCCGTGGCCCTGGGCAAGGACCATCTCAGCTGGAGCAAAGCCGGGCAGGCAGTACTTATCTTCCTGGGGGTGTGGTTGGTAAGCAAGAAGACGCGGCCCGCGCCAATACCGGCCGAGATGTTAGCGGAGTGA
- a CDS encoding cryptochrome/photolyase family protein: MKITIFWHRRDLRFQDNAGLAAALQSGHPVLPLFIYDQTILEKLPKNDARLTFIFDQVERLAHEAHEVGGGLLARYGRTPDVFRQLLKDYDVAAVYTNEDYEPYATERDQAIAQLLEKEKVTLNTFKDQVIFAKDEVMTKNGKPHKVFGAYSKTWKAQLKPNSFAPHPSKDLLKKENLARPKSGDASRPTLASMGFGRHEQPTPPVRLPDVPVVKSYAEKRDFPANNRGTTHRSVHLRFGTLSIRQLMAQAEELNEKLLNEMIWRDFFMMLLWHFPNTATEAYDPKMRHLPYRDDPEQYRAWCEGRTGYPLVDAGMRQLNETGYMHNRARIAAAGFFVKQLFMDWTVGEHYFSEKLIDYDMSNNIGNWQWMAGTGAVAAPWFRIYSPDSQQKQYDPEFAYAKQWLPEFGTDAYPAPIVDHRFGRERALDLIRKGRK; this comes from the coding sequence ATGAAAATCACCATCTTCTGGCACCGGCGCGACCTGCGCTTTCAGGACAACGCGGGGCTGGCGGCGGCGTTGCAAAGCGGGCACCCGGTGCTGCCGCTGTTCATTTACGACCAGACCATTCTGGAAAAATTACCAAAAAATGATGCTCGGCTCACCTTTATTTTCGACCAGGTGGAGCGGCTGGCCCATGAGGCCCACGAGGTGGGTGGCGGCCTGCTGGCCCGCTACGGGCGCACCCCCGACGTGTTCCGGCAGCTGCTGAAGGACTACGACGTGGCCGCCGTGTATACCAACGAGGACTACGAGCCCTACGCCACCGAGCGCGACCAAGCCATCGCGCAATTGCTGGAAAAGGAAAAAGTGACGCTCAATACCTTCAAGGACCAGGTGATTTTTGCCAAAGACGAGGTGATGACCAAGAATGGCAAGCCACACAAGGTTTTCGGGGCGTATTCTAAAACCTGGAAAGCACAGCTGAAGCCCAATAGCTTCGCGCCGCACCCGTCGAAAGACCTGCTTAAAAAGGAGAATCTAGCCCGGCCCAAAAGTGGCGATGCCAGCCGCCCTACCCTGGCTAGCATGGGCTTTGGGCGGCACGAGCAACCTACGCCGCCCGTGCGCCTGCCCGATGTGCCGGTGGTGAAGAGCTACGCTGAAAAGCGCGACTTCCCGGCCAATAACCGCGGCACTACCCACCGCTCGGTGCATTTACGCTTTGGTACGCTCAGCATTCGCCAGCTCATGGCGCAGGCTGAGGAGCTGAACGAGAAGCTGCTGAACGAGATGATTTGGCGGGATTTCTTTATGATGCTGCTGTGGCACTTTCCCAATACCGCCACCGAAGCCTACGACCCTAAGATGCGCCACCTACCCTACCGCGACGACCCGGAGCAGTACCGCGCCTGGTGCGAGGGCCGCACCGGCTACCCCCTCGTGGATGCCGGCATGCGGCAACTCAATGAAACCGGCTACATGCACAACCGGGCGCGCATTGCAGCGGCGGGCTTTTTCGTGAAGCAGTTGTTCATGGACTGGACGGTGGGCGAACACTACTTTTCCGAGAAGCTCATCGACTACGACATGAGCAACAACATCGGCAACTGGCAGTGGATGGCCGGCACCGGCGCGGTGGCCGCGCCCTGGTTTCGGATATACAGCCCCGACAGCCAGCAGAAGCAGTACGACCCCGAATTCGCCTACGCCAAGCAATGGCTGCCCGAGTTCGGCACCGACGCCTACCCCGCTCCCATCGTGGACCACAGGTTTGGCCGCGAGCGGGCGTTGGACCTGATTCGGAAGGGTAGGAAGTAG
- a CDS encoding TonB family protein, translating to MRALFLFLLALAAPLAGWAQARHPTPPASAQAPITLTPGNMKLQAGGGAENRPDHAPEFPGGEEAMGKFFAQNVKIPVKAKQARITGDVLVTATLGTDGKLINPVIAKGLSPECNAEALRVVQALPPWQPATRRGVPVPVLVQVPVPFNNAGVTQFENDRKVPRSAKDAPGLN from the coding sequence ATGCGCGCCCTGTTTCTCTTCTTACTGGCCCTGGCCGCGCCGCTGGCCGGCTGGGCACAAGCCCGCCACCCTACCCCCCCCGCCTCCGCGCAAGCTCCTATCACCCTTACGCCTGGCAATATGAAGCTGCAAGCTGGCGGCGGAGCCGAAAACCGCCCCGACCACGCCCCCGAGTTTCCGGGCGGCGAGGAGGCGATGGGTAAGTTTTTTGCCCAAAACGTAAAAATACCAGTTAAGGCAAAGCAGGCCCGCATAACCGGCGATGTGCTCGTGACGGCCACCTTGGGCACCGATGGTAAGCTCATTAACCCGGTCATCGCCAAAGGCTTATCACCCGAGTGCAACGCCGAGGCCCTGCGCGTGGTGCAGGCCCTACCCCCCTGGCAGCCCGCCACCCGGCGCGGCGTGCCGGTGCCCGTGCTGGTGCAAGTGCCCGTGCCGTTCAACAACGCGGGCGTGACGCAGTTTGAGAATGACCGCAAAGTGCCCCGCTCGGCGAAGGATGCGCCGGGGCTGAATTGA
- a CDS encoding sodium:solute symporter — translation MSPTLVLSLIAGYFTVLVIIAVLTSRRATSESFFIANRSAPWYMVAFAMIGTSLSGVTFISVPGSVYTKGWSYLAVVAGYVVGYVVIGTVLMPLYYRLRLVSIYTYLEQRFGFWSYKTGALFFLISRALGSAIRLYLVANVLQLIVFDKLGVPFTVTVVVSILFIYLYTFRGGLKTILWTDTFQTLAMLSCVALSIYFISNELHLGLKQLVASVRGSDLSKIYFGDFKDDRFFWKQFASGIFITIVMTGLDQDLMQKNLSCRSLGEAQKNMFWFTIVIVGVNALFLTLGVLLYQYAAARGIDLTHLPNLLNAKGGFDTDKVFPYLATTQFTLFAGVIFILGLIAVTYASADSALTALTTSFCVDFLTIGQYPEARQTRLRQATHLGWTVVLIIIILIFRVVNSQNLLSAVFTAAGYTYGPLLALYSFGIFTRRMLRERLVLPVCVLGPLLTLLIVSHSVEWLNGYKFGFEILLLNGALIYLGLLLISRPPARTEVGVALS, via the coding sequence ATGTCGCCTACCCTTGTTCTGAGCCTGATTGCGGGCTACTTCACGGTGCTCGTTATTATTGCGGTGCTGACCTCGCGCCGGGCTACCAGCGAGAGTTTTTTCATCGCCAACCGCAGCGCACCCTGGTACATGGTGGCGTTTGCCATGATTGGGACCTCGCTTTCGGGCGTCACGTTCATTTCAGTGCCGGGCAGCGTGTATACCAAGGGCTGGAGCTACCTGGCCGTGGTGGCGGGCTACGTGGTGGGCTACGTGGTTATCGGCACGGTGCTGATGCCGCTCTACTACCGCCTGCGGCTGGTGAGTATCTACACCTATCTGGAGCAGCGCTTCGGTTTCTGGAGCTACAAAACGGGCGCGCTATTCTTCCTCATTTCGCGGGCGCTGGGCTCGGCCATCCGGCTTTACTTGGTGGCTAATGTGTTGCAGCTCATAGTATTCGATAAGCTGGGCGTGCCTTTTACGGTGACCGTGGTGGTAAGCATTCTGTTTATTTATCTCTATACCTTTCGCGGCGGGCTCAAGACCATTCTCTGGACCGATACCTTTCAGACGCTGGCCATGCTGAGCTGCGTAGCGTTAAGCATTTACTTTATTTCCAATGAATTACACTTAGGTTTGAAGCAGCTTGTGGCCTCGGTGCGGGGTAGCGACTTGTCGAAAATATATTTCGGTGACTTTAAGGACGACCGATTTTTCTGGAAGCAGTTCGCGTCGGGCATTTTCATTACCATCGTGATGACCGGGCTCGACCAGGATTTGATGCAGAAAAATTTAAGCTGCCGCAGTTTGGGCGAGGCGCAGAAGAATATGTTCTGGTTCACTATCGTCATTGTGGGGGTAAACGCGCTGTTTCTGACTCTCGGCGTGCTGCTATATCAGTACGCCGCCGCCCGCGGCATTGACCTAACGCATTTGCCCAACTTGCTCAACGCCAAGGGCGGCTTCGATACCGATAAGGTATTTCCTTACCTGGCCACCACGCAGTTTACGCTCTTCGCGGGCGTCATTTTTATCTTGGGTTTAATTGCCGTTACCTACGCCTCGGCCGACTCGGCGCTCACGGCGCTCACGACCTCCTTCTGCGTGGATTTTCTGACCATTGGGCAGTACCCGGAGGCCCGGCAAACCCGCCTGCGCCAGGCCACGCACCTGGGCTGGACGGTGGTACTTATTATTATCATCTTGATTTTCAGAGTAGTAAATAGCCAGAATCTACTGTCGGCGGTATTTACGGCGGCGGGCTACACTTACGGGCCGCTACTGGCGCTCTACAGCTTCGGCATTTTTACGCGGCGAATGCTGCGCGAGCGGCTAGTGCTGCCGGTGTGCGTGCTGGGGCCGCTGCTCACGCTGCTCATCGTATCTCACTCCGTGGAGTGGCTCAACGGCTACAAGTTCGGGTTTGAGATTTTACTGCTCAACGGAGCACTCATTTACCTGGGCTTACTCTTGATTTCGCGGCCTCCGGCCCGAACCGAAGTGGGTGTGGCGTTGTCTTAA
- a CDS encoding DUF2281 domain-containing protein, translated as MSASQLSEEIASLPPELQAEVQDFVSFLKTEIHKEQPPLKERQFGAGKG; from the coding sequence ATGTCTGCCTCCCAGCTCTCCGAAGAAATCGCTTCCCTACCCCCCGAACTGCAAGCCGAGGTACAGGACTTTGTAAGTTTCTTAAAAACGGAGATTCATAAGGAACAACCGCCGCTAAAAGAGCGGCAGTTTGGGGCAGGTAAGGGTTAG
- a CDS encoding SDR family NAD(P)-dependent oxidoreductase, whose translation MNFTGKNILVVGASSGIGLATAQLLHVDGATLYTASRHLPAELAALSPTHFTYDATQPVGTALDGLPEVLHGLVYCPGSIKLRPFERVPVEDFQADFELNVLGAVRVLQACVKRLKKAEGGGSVVLFSTVAAAVGMSFHTSIATAKAALEGLTRALAAEYAASGLRVNCLAPSLTDTPLAAALLNTPEKAEAGAKRHPLQRVGQPTDLANMAAFLLSDQTTFITGQVLAVDGGMGKLK comes from the coding sequence ATGAATTTTACTGGTAAGAATATCCTGGTGGTCGGCGCTTCGTCGGGTATCGGGCTGGCTACGGCTCAGCTGCTGCACGTCGACGGGGCCACGCTTTACACCGCCTCGCGCCACCTGCCGGCCGAGCTGGCGGCCCTCTCGCCCACCCACTTTACCTACGATGCGACGCAGCCCGTGGGCACGGCCCTGGATGGGCTGCCCGAGGTGCTGCACGGCCTGGTATACTGCCCCGGCTCCATCAAGCTGCGGCCCTTCGAGCGGGTACCGGTCGAGGATTTTCAGGCCGATTTTGAGTTGAACGTGCTCGGCGCAGTGCGGGTGCTGCAAGCTTGCGTTAAGCGCCTCAAGAAGGCCGAGGGCGGGGGTAGCGTGGTGCTGTTCAGCACGGTAGCGGCGGCAGTGGGCATGAGCTTCCACACTAGCATTGCCACCGCCAAAGCGGCCCTGGAGGGCCTGACCCGTGCCCTGGCCGCCGAGTACGCTGCCAGCGGCTTGCGCGTCAACTGCCTGGCGCCCAGCCTCACCGATACGCCGCTGGCCGCAGCCCTGCTCAACACGCCCGAAAAAGCCGAGGCCGGGGCCAAGCGCCACCCTTTGCAGCGCGTGGGCCAGCCTACCGACCTAGCTAATATGGCTGCTTTCCTGCTCTCCGACCAGACCACGTTTATTACCGGCCAGGTCTTGGCCGTGGACGGCGGCATGGGTAAGTTGAAGTAG
- a CDS encoding MBL fold metallo-hydrolase yields MSAPVHYRRNEALRTIRPGYPGNKLIGSEFCNGEMLFEPKMSTALRWQLTANPQKEEKKHDTWVPAVVPCAEAFFSTQDMLVWLGHAGFLLRVAGVSLIFDPVLFSSVGLRHRHALPCRPEDVRNVDYLLLSHAHRDHLDEQTIKVLAQHNPQLKVLSALGTAGLLGGIAPTLPVQEAGWWQQFDLGPTAPFELYYLPASHWSRRGLFDLNKILWGSFLLKTADRLIYFAGDTSYAEHFEQIEQTFGPVDILLMPIGAYKPPFMMSQSHVNPHEAAKAANVLRAGHVVPMHYGTFDLSDEPASEPLRLLTEVVAGGLLRGTLHAPAVGEVLDWTKWE; encoded by the coding sequence ATGTCCGCTCCCGTCCACTATCGCCGCAATGAGGCGCTACGTACTATCCGGCCCGGCTACCCCGGCAACAAGCTCATCGGCTCCGAATTTTGCAATGGCGAGATGCTATTTGAGCCTAAGATGAGCACGGCGCTACGCTGGCAGCTAACGGCTAATCCGCAGAAAGAAGAGAAGAAGCACGATACCTGGGTTCCGGCCGTGGTGCCCTGCGCCGAGGCTTTTTTCTCGACCCAGGACATGCTGGTGTGGCTGGGGCACGCCGGCTTTCTGCTGCGCGTGGCGGGTGTGAGCCTGATATTCGACCCGGTACTGTTTTCGTCGGTGGGCCTGCGCCACCGCCACGCCCTACCCTGCCGGCCTGAGGACGTGCGCAACGTGGACTATCTGCTGCTCTCGCACGCCCACCGCGACCACCTGGATGAGCAGACTATCAAGGTTTTGGCGCAGCACAACCCCCAACTGAAGGTACTCTCAGCGCTGGGTACGGCCGGGCTGCTGGGCGGAATAGCCCCTACCCTGCCGGTGCAGGAAGCCGGCTGGTGGCAGCAGTTCGACTTGGGCCCGACCGCACCCTTTGAGCTGTACTACCTGCCCGCCAGCCATTGGAGCCGGCGCGGGCTATTTGACTTGAATAAAATATTGTGGGGCAGCTTTTTATTAAAGACCGCCGACCGGCTTATCTACTTCGCCGGCGACACGAGCTACGCCGAACACTTCGAGCAGATTGAGCAGACGTTCGGGCCGGTTGATATTTTACTGATGCCCATCGGGGCCTACAAGCCGCCGTTTATGATGAGTCAGAGCCACGTGAACCCTCACGAGGCCGCCAAGGCCGCCAACGTGCTGCGCGCCGGCCACGTGGTGCCCATGCACTATGGCACCTTCGACCTGAGCGACGAGCCCGCTTCCGAGCCGCTGCGCCTGCTAACGGAGGTGGTGGCTGGCGGCCTACTGCGCGGCACCCTGCACGCCCCCGCTGTGGGCGAAGTGCTGGACTGGACGAAGTGGGAATAG
- a CDS encoding ABC transporter ATP-binding protein produces the protein MARSGMNTGGDLMADLPKAKVNKESLKRSLRIFRFVLPYRAKFIVGLLMLVLSSSTFMAFPWVAGKLVDAANHKAVTLPGGMTLSINRIALLLFTVIVFQGFFSFGRIWFFTQVSEYTVRDIRRALYAKFVQLPIPFFEQNRVGAITSRITSDVAQIQDTFSLTLAELFRQVFTLLGGITFIMLVSVKLSLFMLVTFPPIVAAAGLFGRKIRTLARTTQQELAHTNTIVEETLQAINSVKAFTNEQFETRRYTVGLDKVVRAALQSNLYRGGFVSFVIIGLFGGIILVLWRGATLVYTPGPGHLEVGQLVSFIIYTAFIGASVAGLGEMYGKVQSTLGASERILEILDETPEPTHQEPALGRVATQLHGDIRYEHVAFRYPTRPDIAVLQDINFHIAAGEKIALVGPSGAGKSTIAGLLMQFYPLSGGRILIDGHDVRDYDLTALRRHIGIVPQETLLFGGSIRDNIAYGKPGATDDEIIEAATRANAWQFISLFPEGLDTVVGDRGIKLSGGQRQRVAIARAILKDPAVLILDEATSSLDSESEKMVQGALDELMQNRTSLIIAHRLSTIRKVDKILVIDGGRIVEAGTHEELSDREGGLYANLLRLQFELA, from the coding sequence ATGGCCCGTAGCGGAATGAATACCGGCGGCGACCTCATGGCCGACCTGCCCAAAGCAAAAGTTAACAAAGAATCGCTGAAGCGGAGCCTGCGGATTTTCCGGTTTGTGCTACCCTATCGGGCCAAGTTTATTGTGGGCCTGCTGATGCTGGTGCTGAGTAGCAGCACATTTATGGCATTTCCGTGGGTAGCGGGCAAGCTTGTGGACGCGGCCAACCACAAAGCGGTAACGCTGCCCGGTGGCATGACACTTAGCATCAATCGCATTGCGCTGCTACTCTTTACAGTTATCGTATTTCAGGGCTTTTTCTCGTTCGGGCGCATCTGGTTTTTCACACAGGTGAGCGAGTACACGGTGCGCGATATTCGGCGGGCGCTCTACGCCAAATTCGTGCAGTTACCCATTCCGTTTTTTGAGCAAAACCGCGTGGGGGCCATCACGTCGCGCATTACTTCGGACGTGGCGCAGATACAGGATACGTTTTCGCTGACGCTGGCCGAGCTGTTTCGGCAAGTGTTCACGCTGCTGGGCGGCATCACGTTTATCATGCTGGTGTCGGTAAAATTATCGCTGTTTATGCTGGTTACGTTTCCGCCCATCGTGGCGGCGGCGGGGCTGTTTGGGCGCAAAATCCGCACCCTGGCCCGCACTACGCAGCAGGAGCTGGCACATACCAACACCATCGTGGAGGAAACCTTGCAGGCCATTAATTCGGTAAAAGCGTTTACCAACGAGCAGTTTGAGACCCGGCGCTACACGGTGGGGCTTGACAAAGTAGTGCGGGCGGCGCTGCAAAGCAATTTGTACCGCGGTGGCTTCGTGTCGTTCGTGATTATCGGACTATTTGGGGGCATTATTTTGGTGCTGTGGCGGGGTGCTACCCTCGTATATACGCCTGGTCCCGGCCACCTCGAAGTTGGACAGTTGGTATCGTTTATTATTTACACGGCTTTCATTGGCGCGTCGGTGGCGGGCCTCGGCGAGATGTACGGCAAGGTACAAAGCACGCTGGGCGCAAGCGAGCGCATCCTAGAAATATTGGACGAAACGCCCGAGCCGACCCACCAGGAGCCAGCCCTCGGCCGGGTGGCGACCCAGTTGCACGGTGATATTCGCTACGAGCATGTGGCCTTCCGCTACCCCACCCGGCCCGACATTGCGGTGCTGCAAGACATTAACTTTCACATCGCGGCGGGCGAAAAAATCGCGCTCGTCGGTCCCAGCGGCGCGGGCAAAAGCACTATTGCCGGCCTGCTGATGCAGTTCTACCCACTCAGCGGCGGCCGCATCCTGATAGACGGCCACGACGTGCGCGACTACGACCTCACGGCCCTGCGCCGCCACATCGGCATCGTGCCGCAGGAAACGCTACTCTTCGGCGGCAGCATCCGCGACAACATCGCCTATGGCAAGCCGGGCGCTACCGATGATGAAATCATCGAAGCTGCCACGCGCGCCAACGCCTGGCAGTTCATCTCGCTCTTCCCCGAGGGCCTGGATACGGTAGTTGGCGACCGCGGCATCAAGCTTTCGGGCGGGCAGCGGCAGCGGGTGGCCATCGCCCGCGCCATCCTCAAAGACCCGGCGGTTCTCATCCTCGACGAAGCCACATCGTCCTTGGACAGTGAGAGCGAAAAAATGGTGCAGGGCGCGCTCGACGAGCTGATGCAGAACCGCACCAGCCTCATTATTGCCCACCGCCTCAGTACCATCCGCAAGGTCGATAAAATCCTGGTCATCGACGGCGGCCGCATCGTGGAAGCGGGCACGCACGAGGAATTGAGCGACCGCGAAGGCGGACTGTATGCTAATTTATTGCGGTTGCAGTTTGAGCTGGCGTAA
- a CDS encoding redoxin domain-containing protein has product MLAVGTQAPDFELSAGPNQTLKLRELQGKKVILAFYPADWSPVCSDQMALYNQTLKLFDRHNAQLLGLSVDSLWCHKAFSDNRKLHFPLLADFEPKGAVARQYDAYDEQTGVAKRALFVLNEQGIIRWSYLSPNEVNPGADGILEALEKLDA; this is encoded by the coding sequence ATGTTAGCCGTTGGTACCCAAGCCCCCGATTTTGAGCTGAGTGCTGGCCCCAACCAGACCCTGAAGCTGCGTGAACTGCAAGGCAAAAAAGTCATTCTGGCTTTTTATCCCGCCGACTGGAGCCCCGTGTGCAGCGACCAAATGGCGCTCTACAACCAAACGCTGAAGCTATTTGACCGGCACAACGCGCAGTTGCTGGGCTTGTCGGTAGATAGCCTATGGTGCCACAAAGCTTTCAGCGACAACCGGAAGCTACATTTTCCATTATTAGCCGATTTTGAGCCCAAAGGCGCGGTAGCCCGCCAATACGACGCTTATGATGAGCAGACTGGGGTTGCCAAGCGGGCTTTATTCGTGCTCAATGAGCAGGGAATTATCCGGTGGAGTTACCTGTCGCCCAACGAGGTGAACCCAGGTGCGGACGGTATTCTGGAAGCACTCGAAAAGCTGGATGCGTAG